A single candidate division SR1 bacterium Aalborg_AAW-1 DNA region contains:
- the ppsA gene encoding Phosphoenolpyruvate synthase — translation MRNKTNIPHQLDENGDLLWVGGTAEQPWIVVTKSPDILNKEFVGGKSAKQADIYRKLNGLDDNMSPKAETIIKQLQSLPMKVIAENQFGITDFAYQLFIAPILPQLRVYLDRGSLDLKDNESFTTAEENSQALVSEQDFSPEFVEAAQIAFEWLESKNPGVPRAVRSTAPSEDGAEFSGSGKYSTKLRQFGFEQILGAIKKCFVSRFNRGAIHYQFGAPQAFGEDLASLSFAVMVQDMQPQIDVAGTIFTADTQSKHAGFVEINFTYGLGEAVVSGRVSSDSWMFAKRPLRLGLDGLIDFKLGQKQERFDGQWHPNTSDERARKCMNDETAAVLATAGMLLGDLFRELDPDSIESDLEAAVNFSNNTIIITQQRAITTLKREPIHQKFNLEGLNEDGEETDELRNAVLLQEQGINAGIPGITHGVVISLFGEGPQFKKEFEKKFNAKRKEVTQRYGDKVGVILVTAMTYPWMEPSMEQTVACVTTRGGKNDHTPIWCKEHGLPCAVSVKEAADRLLDGALITYYGVGDTPTFYNGRHGYTLTETKLEGLKASPIPIRLIISDANTARSVAMRSYFPELNIGMGSGLVRWEMLAAKLRVHPMAIVNYDTLIQDFLKLVNQGRMTREDAVRTAEDVTEYIKAEAKNLNPVEWYVKALAKEIAGIVSPYYTDDINQPMVIRLPDFKTNEHADLLGGRAYEPVEENPMLGDRGAGKYLGPYQKAFVAMDLKALAYVINDMGYTNIHIEVPFVRTPEEMEEVASIVKANGIDIPLDMMIELPVNISRAVDFFKVADGGQIGSNDLLQLEFGLDRSGGDITPWHIEHLKFRINKLIQRRNREAPNYHLGLCGNLPSTNPEFAKWLAESGIEEFSVTPDALIPALLGVTGEKPDGKQTITTFTVKGEILVNGELVETYA, via the coding sequence ATGCGAAACAAAACAAACATTCCACATCAATTAGATGAAAACGGTGATTTATTATGGGTAGGAGGAACTGCTGAGCAGCCTTGGATTGTAGTTACTAAATCTCCAGACATTCTTAACAAAGAATTTGTTGGAGGTAAATCTGCAAAGCAAGCTGATATTTATCGTAAGTTGAATGGCTTGGATGACAATATGTCTCCTAAAGCAGAAACAATTATCAAACAATTGCAATCTCTGCCTATGAAGGTTATCGCAGAAAATCAATTTGGGATAACAGACTTTGCGTATCAATTGTTCATCGCTCCAATATTGCCTCAATTAAGAGTATATTTGGATAGAGGATCTCTTGATCTCAAAGATAACGAAAGCTTTACGACTGCAGAAGAAAACAGTCAAGCTCTTGTCTCTGAGCAGGACTTTTCTCCGGAATTTGTAGAAGCTGCACAGATCGCATTTGAATGGTTGGAAAGTAAAAATCCAGGTGTCCCGCGTGCTGTGAGATCTACTGCTCCATCTGAAGATGGTGCTGAATTTAGTGGAAGTGGAAAATATTCCACGAAATTACGCCAATTTGGATTCGAACAAATCTTAGGAGCTATCAAAAAATGTTTTGTATCTCGATTTAATCGTGGAGCGATTCATTATCAGTTTGGAGCACCACAAGCATTTGGAGAAGATCTAGCATCACTATCTTTTGCTGTTATGGTACAAGATATGCAACCACAGATTGATGTTGCTGGTACCATTTTTACTGCTGATACACAAAGTAAGCATGCCGGTTTCGTAGAGATCAATTTTACGTATGGGCTTGGTGAAGCTGTTGTATCTGGTAGAGTATCGAGTGACTCTTGGATGTTTGCAAAACGTCCGTTAAGACTTGGTCTTGATGGTCTTATTGACTTTAAATTAGGTCAGAAACAAGAACGTTTTGATGGACAATGGCATCCGAATACTTCTGATGAACGTGCCCGCAAATGTATGAATGATGAAACAGCAGCAGTATTGGCTACAGCTGGTATGTTGCTTGGTGATTTGTTTAGAGAATTAGATCCGGATAGTATTGAGAGTGATCTTGAAGCTGCAGTGAATTTTTCTAACAATACCATTATCATTACTCAACAAAGGGCGATTACAACACTCAAAAGAGAACCCATCCATCAAAAATTTAATCTTGAAGGATTGAATGAAGATGGAGAAGAAACTGATGAGTTGCGTAATGCAGTTTTATTGCAAGAACAAGGAATCAATGCTGGTATACCTGGTATTACTCATGGTGTAGTGATTTCATTATTTGGCGAAGGACCTCAATTCAAAAAAGAATTTGAAAAGAAGTTTAACGCAAAACGTAAAGAAGTTACTCAACGCTATGGTGATAAAGTAGGTGTGATACTCGTAACTGCTATGACGTATCCATGGATGGAACCATCTATGGAGCAAACCGTAGCTTGTGTTACAACTCGTGGAGGTAAAAATGATCATACACCAATTTGGTGCAAAGAACATGGTTTGCCTTGCGCTGTATCTGTAAAAGAAGCTGCTGATCGTTTGCTTGATGGCGCTTTGATTACGTATTATGGTGTTGGAGATACTCCAACTTTCTATAATGGTCGTCATGGTTATACCTTGACTGAAACCAAATTAGAAGGATTAAAGGCTTCTCCAATTCCAATTCGTTTGATTATTTCCGATGCAAATACGGCACGTTCTGTCGCTATGAGATCTTATTTTCCAGAACTTAATATTGGTATGGGATCTGGTCTTGTGCGTTGGGAAATGCTTGCTGCAAAACTGAGAGTACATCCAATGGCTATTGTAAATTATGATACGTTGATACAAGACTTCTTGAAGCTTGTTAATCAAGGTCGTATGACGAGAGAAGATGCCGTACGTACTGCTGAAGATGTTACTGAATACATCAAAGCAGAAGCAAAAAACTTAAATCCTGTAGAATGGTATGTGAAAGCATTGGCTAAAGAAATCGCTGGTATTGTATCTCCGTATTATACAGATGATATCAATCAACCTATGGTAATTCGTTTGCCAGATTTCAAAACTAATGAGCATGCTGATTTGCTTGGTGGTAGAGCTTATGAACCTGTTGAAGAAAATCCAATGTTGGGTGATCGTGGTGCAGGTAAATATTTAGGTCCTTACCAAAAAGCATTTGTTGCTATGGATTTGAAAGCATTAGCGTATGTTATCAACGATATGGGCTATACCAATATCCATATTGAGGTACCGTTTGTACGCACTCCAGAAGAAATGGAAGAAGTTGCTTCTATCGTTAAGGCTAATGGTATTGATATACCATTGGATATGATGATTGAACTGCCTGTGAATATTTCTAGAGCAGTAGACTTCTTTAAAGTTGCTGATGGCGGACAAATTGGATCAAATGACTTGCTACAATTAGAATTTGGTTTAGATAGATCAGGCGGTGATATCACTCCATGGCATATCGAACATTTGAAATTCCGTATCAATAAATTGATTCAACGTCGTAATCGTGAAGCTCCAAATTATCATTTGGGATTGTGTGGTAATTTACCATCAACCAATCCTGAATTTGCAAAATGGTTAGCAGAATCTGGTATTGAAGAGTTTTCAGTAACTCCAGATGCTTTGATTCCTGCTTTACTTGGGGTTACGGGAGAGAAGCCAGATGGCAAACAAACTATTACAACATTTACAGTCAAAGGAGAAATCCTTGTAAATGGAGAATTAGTTGAAACTTATGCTTAA
- the rluC gene encoding Ribosomal large subunit pseudouridine synthase C → MSSKNNALTNQLQSGITITANTANQRLDRFLRKLFRPYPDISLVMIFKAIRTGQIKLNSKKVDQSKSLKEEDLITFHESFIDLLTNKNPVKKENKPKKESTSYDLADFQSRIISEDDNRLVINKPAGISIHPGQTSNLSQSPASLYDFIKQYYSSRGFAGSMFQPNVAYRLDKETSGLVIVAKTYTGLQHLNEQIREHNIDKMYYTIVVGTFPKQLTMTKPMKKIVDKQFGRGKMIITNPSDPDAQTAHTIGYNEKSRSDPVLGPLTLIKVKIMTGRMHQIRVHMADAGYPVLGDIVYGLPSYNRRLQKTHNILRQLLHCRCYSFTDMKGKQISFEAPLLTDMKKLIP, encoded by the coding sequence ATGTCAAGTAAAAATAATGCTCTCACTAACCAACTCCAATCAGGAATAACAATTACAGCCAATACCGCTAATCAGCGTCTGGATAGGTTTTTACGTAAACTCTTTCGTCCGTATCCGGATATTTCTCTGGTGATGATTTTCAAGGCTATTAGAACCGGACAGATCAAACTCAATAGCAAAAAAGTTGACCAATCTAAATCCCTCAAAGAAGAAGATCTCATTACCTTTCATGAGTCCTTCATAGATCTCCTAACGAATAAAAACCCCGTCAAAAAAGAAAACAAACCTAAAAAAGAAAGCACCAGTTATGACTTAGCTGATTTTCAATCACGAATCATCTCGGAAGACGACAATCGACTCGTCATCAACAAACCAGCTGGTATCAGCATCCACCCTGGTCAGACCAGTAATCTTTCCCAATCTCCTGCTTCACTCTATGACTTTATCAAACAATACTACTCCTCTCGTGGGTTTGCAGGTTCGATGTTTCAACCCAATGTAGCCTATAGATTAGATAAAGAAACTTCTGGACTTGTCATCGTAGCGAAAACCTATACTTGACTCCAACACCTCAACGAACAAATTCGTGAACATAACATCGATAAAATGTACTATACTATCGTCGTAGGTACCTTCCCTAAGCAGCTCACTATGACCAAACCTATGAAAAAAATCGTCGATAAACAGTTTGGAAGAGGGAAAATGATCATTACGAATCCCTCTGATCCTGATGCACAGACTGCTCATACGATAGGATATAATGAAAAATCTCGATCTGACCCAGTGCTCGGTCCTCTGACCCTGATTAAAGTAAAGATCATGACAGGACGTATGCACCAGATTAGAGTCCATATGGCTGATGCTGGATATCCCGTTTTAGGAGATATCGTCTATGGTCTCCCAAGTTACAACCGTAGACTCCAGAAAACTCATAATATTCTCAGACAACTCCTTCATTGTCGATGTTATAGTTTCACTGATATGAAGTGAAAACAGATCAGTTTTGAAGCTCCACTACTTACTGATATGAAAAAACTTATACCATAA
- the pheT gene encoding Phenylalanine--tRNA ligase beta subunit, whose product MLFSSNLLKKYISLDIEPQSLMSNMTLHACEVEHVEVRVLPELVVIGYVTETKKHPNADSLTICKLDCGSHGTYQICTAADNIVANIFVPVALPGCYLPAIDLTIGARQMRGEDSNGMICAKVELGINEDADQHGIWILDEDFSDLNSADLGVSLSKKYEWLNNTLLDVDNKTINNRPDLTGLLGMAIEMRAIFTNLAQRGENNVIKQQNIAHELSEHYPGRVLELLSHAQSPRQQVEVKTDGCSVYSLLQLDAITVRRSLFYDRLSLIDSGLQSKNNWVDFSNLFMTIVGQPIHIFDADKIKGTIVVRNASDGEHFVDLFGASHSLVAQDIVIADESGVIALAGVIGGASTAVSDSTTNIVIEMAHFDPVATRRTSMRIGVRTDAVMRFEKTISPLLSLTSLSLILDVLKQYAPMLGEYTIVGATSIMTDEIRTKAMSGQYITIDPEECIRLLFGRAYDETTDKSMMIDILKLLGYEVEANRDVRIPRWRGSDDMNIAHDIYEEIVRIYGYNRIEPVANKEVIAYHPFRPAIRINRIIEQILVHSHHADQLQTYSRCDESFFDLLGYDRNNLVKLRNAVAPELSYLRPSILPNLLQAITKNSKIYDSFTLFDSGQTRNKSENFSSFLNKQSFETTKIGIVSYKKSVSEWMDDTVLKMKEMITDIVQGLGISGVLQYAPTSLSHFHPKKQGTISIVYGDQSVVIGMIGQYHPRVLESLKIDSHAQVVGVELQLETLEQVVTSQGQSFETTSHYQTIQDQIVTRDISFVIAKDQPFGSLVQVVESLDNVAHVEVFDLYQGEHLPEGKKSIALTLTIVGDGTWTSDQINEVLNQAIVEVEKIGGQLR is encoded by the coding sequence ATGTTGTTTTCTTCTAACCTTCTGAAAAAATATATTTCTCTGGATATTGAACCACAATCACTTATGTCTAATATGACGCTTCATGCTTGTGAAGTAGAGCATGTTGAGGTCAGAGTTCTTCCAGAACTTGTCGTGATTGGATATGTCACTGAAACGAAAAAACATCCTAATGCAGATAGTTTAACGATTTGTAAGTTAGACTGTGGAAGTCATGGAACGTATCAAATTTGTACGGCTGCGGACAATATTGTAGCGAATATTTTTGTCCCTGTTGCACTTCCTGGATGTTATCTCCCAGCGATTGATCTTACTATCGGAGCTCGCCAGATGAGAGGAGAAGATAGTAATGGAATGATCTGTGCAAAGGTTGAATTGGGTATTAATGAAGATGCTGATCAACATGGTATCTGGATATTAGATGAAGATTTTAGTGATTTGAATTCAGCTGATCTGTGAGTATCTCTTTCAAAAAAATATGAATGGCTGAATAATACACTTCTGGATGTCGATAATAAAACGATCAACAATCGTCCTGATCTGACGGGACTTCTGGGTATGGCAATAGAGATGAGAGCTATTTTTACGAATCTGGCACAGAGAGGAGAAAACAATGTCATCAAACAGCAAAATATTGCTCATGAACTTTCTGAGCATTATCCAGGTCGTGTTCTTGAACTTCTGAGCCATGCGCAATCTCCTAGACAGCAGGTAGAAGTGAAAACAGACTGATGTAGCGTATACTCACTGCTGCAACTGGACGCGATTACGGTCAGAAGATCACTTTTTTATGATAGATTATCGTTGATTGATAGTGGACTGCAATCGAAAAATAATTGGGTAGATTTTTCTAATCTGTTTATGACGATCGTTGGTCAACCGATTCACATTTTTGATGCTGATAAGATTAAAGGAACTATAGTAGTGAGAAATGCTAGTGATGGTGAACACTTTGTAGATTTATTTGGAGCATCACATAGTTTAGTAGCTCAAGATATTGTGATTGCTGATGAGAGCGGTGTTATTGCGCTTGCAGGAGTAATTGGAGGTGCAAGTACTGCTGTCTCGGATTCTACTACAAATATTGTGATCGAGATGGCTCATTTTGATCCTGTAGCAACGAGAAGAACAAGTATGAGAATAGGTGTGCGTACTGATGCGGTGATGAGATTTGAAAAAACAATTTCTCCATTATTGTCTTTGACTTCATTGAGTTTGATTTTGGATGTATTGAAACAATATGCTCCAATGCTTGGTGAGTATACCATTGTTGGTGCGACGAGTATTATGACGGATGAAATTCGTACCAAAGCAATGAGTGGTCAGTATATTACTATTGATCCAGAAGAATGTATACGTCTTCTCTTTGGGCGTGCGTATGATGAAACAACTGATAAATCCATGATGATCGATATTCTCAAACTCTTAGGATATGAAGTAGAAGCTAATCGAGATGTTCGTATTCCTCGATGGAGGTGAAGTGACGATATGAATATCGCCCATGATATTTATGAAGAAATTGTAAGAATTTATGGATATAATCGTATTGAACCCGTAGCAAATAAAGAGGTTATAGCCTATCATCCTTTCCGTCCTGCTATCAGAATCAACAGAATAATCGAACAAATTCTTGTGCATTCTCATCATGCAGATCAACTTCAAACCTACTCTCGATGTGATGAATCATTTTTTGACTTATTGTGATATGATCGTAATAATCTGGTTAAACTCCGTAATGCCGTAGCGCCAGAACTTTCTTATCTGAGACCAAGCATTCTTCCAAATTTGCTTCAAGCGATCACCAAAAATAGCAAGATCTATGATAGCTTTACACTCTTTGATAGTGGTCAGACACGAAATAAGTCAGAAAATTTTTCTTCTTTCCTGAATAAACAATCATTTGAAACCACAAAGATTGGAATAGTTTCCTACAAAAAATCAGTATCTGAATGGATGGATGATACGGTTCTAAAGATGAAAGAAATGATCACGGATATTGTACAGTGATTAGGTATTAGTGGTGTTTTACAGTATGCTCCAACGAGTTTGAGTCACTTTCATCCTAAGAAGCAAGGAACAATTTCAATCGTTTATGGAGATCAGAGTGTGGTGATTGGTATGATAGGGCAATATCATCCTCGCGTACTTGAGAGTCTTAAGATTGATAGTCATGCACAAGTGGTAGGAGTAGAATTGCAACTGGAGACACTTGAACAAGTTGTAACATCTCAAGGACAGAGTTTTGAAACAACGAGTCACTATCAAACTATTCAAGATCAAATAGTAACGAGAGATATTAGTTTTGTAATTGCAAAAGATCAACCATTTTGATCACTTGTACAAGTAGTAGAATCACTCGATAATGTAGCTCATGTTGAGGTTTTTGATCTGTATCAAGGAGAACATCTTCCAGAAGGTAAAAAATCTATTGCTCTGACTCTTACGATTGTAGGGGATGGAACATGGACATCTGATCAGATTAATGAAGTATTGAATCAAGCTATTGTTGAAGTAGAAAAAATTGGAGGACAATTGAGATAA
- the gspE gene encoding Putative type II secretion system protein E — MQNQISKRILELSDISTLTPVRGKLSLIPENLARQFEVVAFDGDGTQVVLVTTNTFSEELKTIYAGLEKAGYTTDIYYTDKAGIDLALGRYTQVNAQEQANAQKIKEQKEAIGKNAIAQIMELYPKRSSMDPGEFLVQVIKFGFQAGASDLHLQVQEKDVLLRLRIDGVLKTICTFDHNEYIAYVQKIKFMGGLKMNIDYLPQDGRLAFDVDLANGIHKKIDVRINTMPGMGSENVVMRYLDSNVSVTTFEQIGFWGKGYDQLKRALQHNDGMILVTGPTGSGKTTTLYTMLQTLNDGTRKIITLEDPVEYTIQGIEQSQINYPKGYGFEEGLKAILRHDPDIILVGETRSAETAKTALNAALTGHLVFTTLHTNSALESLSRLLMMGVEAYLLAPALKVVMAQRLVRKVCPHCVSWREVTDQEDAFLQKSLAKIHDIRPDLTINYEKKVPTVVGCDQCNGTGYIGRTAVIEVFELTPEMREKIVDNLKNTAELMQLMRNNGFLTMQEDGIIKMLAGHTTMEELRRVI, encoded by the coding sequence ATGCAAAACCAGATCTCCAAGAGAATACTTGAACTTTCTGATATCTCGACCCTCACACCGGTCAGAGGTAAACTTTCTTTGATTCCTGAAAATCTTGCGCGTCAGTTTGAGGTAGTGGCTTTTGATGGGGATGGTACACAAGTTGTTCTTGTAACAACAAATACTTTTTCTGAGGAGTTAAAAACAATTTATGCCTGACTGGAAAAAGCTGGGTATACAACAGATATCTATTATACGGATAAGGCTGGTATTGATCTTGCACTTTGACGATATACTCAAGTCAACGCCCAAGAGCAGGCAAATGCGCAGAAAATAAAAGAACAAAAAGAAGCAATAGGAAAGAATGCTATTGCACAGATTATGGAATTGTATCCGAAAAGATCCTCTATGGATCCTGGAGAATTTTTAGTACAAGTTATTAAGTTTGGTTTTCAAGCATGAGCTTCTGATCTTCATCTTCAAGTCCAAGAAAAAGATGTACTTCTTCGTCTGAGAATTGATGGAGTATTAAAGACAATTTGTACCTTTGATCATAATGAATATATAGCCTATGTTCAGAAGATTAAGTTTATGGGAGGATTAAAGATGAATATTGATTATCTTCCTCAGGATGGGAGATTGGCCTTTGATGTAGACCTGGCGAATGGTATACATAAAAAAATTGATGTGCGTATCAATACGATGCCAGGAATGTGATCAGAAAATGTTGTGATGAGATATTTGGATTCGAATGTATCAGTTACGACATTTGAACAGATTGGATTTTGGTGAAAATGATATGATCAGCTCAAAAGAGCATTGCAACATAATGATGGTATGATATTGGTAACCTGACCAACAGGATCAGGAAAGACAACTACACTGTATACGATGTTACAAACGCTCAATGATGGAACTCGTAAGATTATTACTTTAGAAGATCCTGTAGAATACACGATACAAGGTATCGAACAATCACAAATTAATTATCCTAAATGATATGGTTTTGAGGAAGGACTGAAAGCTATTTTAAGACATGATCCTGATATTATTCTTGTAGGAGAAACTCGTAGCGCTGAAACAGCAAAAACAGCACTTAATGCAGCACTAACCTGACATCTTGTCTTTACAACATTGCATACGAATTCTGCTCTTGAATCGTTATCAAGATTGCTCATGATGGGTGTAGAGGCGTATTTGCTTGCTCCTGCATTGAAAGTGGTCATGGCACAGAGACTTGTTCGTAAAGTCTGCCCTCATTGTGTATCATGGCGTGAAGTAACGGACCAGGAGGATGCTTTTTTACAAAAATCATTAGCAAAAATTCATGATATCAGACCAGATCTGACAATCAATTACGAAAAGAAAGTTCCGACTGTGGTAGGATGTGATCAATGTAATGGTACAGGGTATATCGGAAGAACAGCTGTCATCGAAGTCTTCGAGCTTACTCCAGAAATGAGAGAAAAAATTGTTGATAATCTCAAAAATACAGCAGAGCTTATGCAATTGATGAGAAATAATGGTTTCCTTACCATGCAAGAGGATGGAATTATCAAAATGCTTGCTGGACACACAACGATGGAAGAGTTAAGGAGAGTGATTTAA
- a CDS encoding tRNA pseudouridine synthase D: protein MLFKNRYVDFVVEENLSFPLSKEHKDKSPWLYVKIEKRNLNTMDVVKQVMKKFGLPRKKIGIAGLKDKHALARQRLCFHSSDVAKIGDQTFLKSLQEITKVIDFGFAPNALNLSTEITNSFWIRLRKDPKNREKKAVKQSLADPKNKNKGMIDTTAIKGANIANEYLEQRLKKLYTQGFLNLYGEQRFGFTHANHRIAQELIEGKKKNLDKSEVVFKLQSLASWLFNNYCTYRETKYGLKEIEGDIIENNQITGPVFGDDMTWADPKTEAGKLEKERKEHFDLDKKTLEAFKKVGLFGRRRPIRVKPTKASHSRQGDDLLLQFTLPKGCYASVLVEELLGEQE, encoded by the coding sequence ATGCTTTTCAAAAATCGTTATGTCGACTTCGTTGTCGAAGAAAATCTTTCTTTTCCCTTAAGTAAAGAGCACAAAGATAAGAGTCCTTGGCTCTACGTGAAGATCGAAAAAAGAAACCTTAATACCATGGATGTGGTGAAACAAGTGATGAAGAAATTTTGACTACCAAGAAAAAAAATAGGAATTGCCTGACTGAAAGATAAGCATGCTCTTGCCCGTCAGCGATTATGTTTTCATAGCTCAGATGTAGCAAAAATTGGAGACCAAACCTTCCTCAAATCTCTTCAAGAGATTACGAAAGTAATTGATTTTGGATTTGCACCCAATGCACTGAATCTTTCAACCGAAATCACGAATAGTTTTTGGATTAGATTACGTAAAGACCCCAAAAACAGAGAAAAAAAAGCAGTCAAACAATCACTCGCTGATCCAAAAAACAAAAACAAAGGTATGATTGATACAACTGCGATTAAAGGAGCAAATATAGCTAATGAATATCTAGAACAGAGACTGAAGAAACTCTATACACAAGGATTTCTCAATCTCTACGGTGAACAAAGATTTTGATTTACTCATGCTAACCACCGTATAGCACAAGAGCTTATCGAAGGCAAGAAAAAGAATCTGGACAAATCCGAAGTTGTCTTCAAGCTCCAAAGTTTGGCAAGTTGGCTCTTCAACAACTACTGTACCTATAGAGAAACCAAATACGGACTAAAAGAAATTGAAGGTGACATCATCGAAAACAATCAGATTACTGGTCCTGTATTTGGCGATGATATGACCTGGGCTGATCCGAAGACAGAAGCTGGAAAGTTAGAAAAAGAACGAAAAGAACATTTCGACTTGGATAAAAAAACACTCGAAGCATTCAAAAAAGTGTGATTATTCTGACGCCGTAGACCGATACGAGTGAAACCAACGAAAGCATCACATTCACGACAAGGAGACGACCTCCTCCTTCAATTTACCCTTCCTAAAGGATGCTACGCTAGTGTATTAGTTGAAGAATTATTGGGAGAACAAGAATAA
- the rlmH gene encoding Ribosomal RNA large subunit methyltransferase H, producing MYTILSLSDSDKHFDSAIAEYLKRLPKNLTIIDLKPSKADNREGAIQKDTDLIIDWINKNNNKYDQFILLSINGKDKPTEDWVRSFPVGKKYCFIIGGPHGLDENKLAMSNYQLSMIGLGKQTLVHGLAKLVLAEQIYRIWMIQNNRSYHY from the coding sequence ATGTACACCATTCTCTCCCTTTCCGACTCTGATAAACACTTCGACTCTGCGATAGCTGAGTATCTCAAGAGATTGCCAAAAAATCTCACTATCATCGATCTCAAACCCAGTAAAGCTGATAATAGAGAATGAGCTATCCAGAAAGATACCGACCTCATCATTGATTGGATAAACAAAAATAACAACAAATATGATCAGTTCATCCTCCTGAGCATCAACGGGAAAGACAAACCGACCGAAGACTGGGTCAGATCATTTCCTGTTTGAAAGAAATATTGTTTTATCATCGGTGGTCCACATGGATTGGACGAAAATAAATTAGCAATGAGCAATTATCAATTATCAATGATCGGATTATGAAAACAAACTCTCGTACATGGACTAGCTAAGCTTGTATTAGCCGAGCAAATCTATAGAATATGGATGATACAAAATAACAGATCATACCACTACTAA
- the exoA gene encoding Exodeoxyribonuclease — translation MKIATRNVNGIRAIADKGFVERVRANDLDIVCIQEPKAFDHQIPASLQSLSYDYDYIWHAGTRPGYAGTAIFYKKKFGQLPGNNIFEGYDLLHDDGRITEVTIDTLKIINGYFPNGGSRADGTEMLSYKLNFYDQIIGYVQSLQSQGFQTIVTGDFNIVHTPIDIARPKENENTIGFLPIERAKIGSFIEDTNSLDMRRYLHPETLDHYTWWSYRAGARPRNVGRRIDYMMVDEHLQNFILSCEHQDYVMGSDHCPVVLELKD, via the coding sequence ATGAAAATAGCCACTCGAAATGTGAATGGAATTCGTGCTATCGCTGACAAATGATTCGTAGAACGAGTCAGGGCAAATGATTTGGATATTGTTTGTATCCAAGAACCTAAAGCATTTGACCATCAGATACCTGCTTCACTCCAGTCACTGTCCTATGACTACGATTATATCTGGCATGCTGGTACGAGACCAGGATATGCTGGTACGGCCATTTTTTACAAAAAGAAATTCTGACAACTTCCAGGTAATAATATCTTTGAATGATATGATCTCCTTCATGATGATGGTAGGATTACAGAAGTTACTATCGACACACTCAAGATCATCAACGGATATTTTCCCAACGGATGATCGAGAGCTGATGGAACAGAGATGCTCAGTTATAAACTCAATTTTTATGATCAGATCATCTGATATGTACAATCTCTGCAATCACAAGGCTTTCAAACCATCGTAACAGGAGACTTCAATATCGTCCATACTCCTATCGATATCGCAAGACCGAAGGAAAATGAAAACACGATATGATTTCTCCCTATAGAGAGAGCAAAGATCGGATCATTTATAGAAGACACGAACAGTCTCGATATGCGACGTTATCTTCACCCAGAAACACTTGATCACTATACCTGGTGGAGTTATAGAGCAGGAGCGAGACCTCGCAATGTAGGCCGAAGGATCGACTATATGATGGTAGATGAACATCTACAAAACTTCATCCTCTCCTGTGAACACCAAGATTATGTCATGGGTTCTGATCATTGTCCGGTGGTGTTGGAATTAAAGGATTAA
- the ruvC gene encoding Crossover junction endodeoxyribonuclease RuvC translates to MCLAMTYILGIDPGIRRCGYALITSDNTIIDAGVLINEKKNSESYNQYLINDHKIIDEKKADRRMRLTRMYDTYNEIIKIIEPYKDNISVIGLEQFYFMTRTQQHAEFLYGLRGALVMYALTQGRAIYDVGPTEMKKYITGRGGAKKLNIHTMIMSLYNLNTKPKYADISDALGIAYVTKAMSKQTL, encoded by the coding sequence ATGTGTCTCGCAATGACTTATATCCTCTGAATAGATCCAGGTATCCGTAGATGTTGATATGCTCTTATTACTTCTGACAATACTATTATTGATGCAGGAGTCCTCATTAATGAAAAAAAAAACTCTGAATCATATAATCAGTACCTCATCAACGACCATAAAATTATTGACGAAAAAAAAGCTGATCGTCGTATGCGATTGACGAGAATGTATGATACCTATAATGAAATAATCAAGATTATCGAACCATACAAAGATAATATTTCCGTCATAGGCCTAGAGCAATTCTATTTTATGACTCGTACTCAACAGCATGCTGAATTTCTCTATGGACTGAGGTGAGCACTAGTAATGTATGCTCTTACGCAATGACGAGCTATCTATGATGTAGGTCCTACAGAAATGAAAAAATACATTACCTGACGAGGATGAGCTAAGAAACTTAACATTCACACCATGATTATGTCGCTGTATAATCTCAACACAAAACCAAAATATGCAGATATCTCCGATGCACTAGGAATCGCTTATGTTACTAAAGCAATGAGCAAACAGACTTTATAA